Below is a window of Microbacterium saperdae DNA.
ATGGTCTTCCAGGACTCGCTCTCGGCGCTGAGCCCCTACCTCAGCATCGGCGCGCAGATCGTGCAGGCGGTGCGGCTGCACGACCCGTCGGTCTCGCGGCGCACGGCCCTCGCGCGGGCCGTGGAGATGCTGGACCGCGTCGGCATCCCGAATCCCGCCGACAGCGCCCGCCGCTACCCGCACGAGTTCTCCGGAGGCATGCGCCAGCGTGCCGTGATCGCGATGGCGCTCGTCAATCGTCCGGCGCTATTGATCGCCGACGAGCCGACCACCGCGCTCGACGTCACGGTGCAGGCACAGATCCTGGCGCTGCTGCGCAGCCTGCAGGACGAGTACGGCATGGCGATGCTGCTGATCAGCCACGACTTCGGCGTGGTCGCGAGCGCGGCGGACGATGTGCTGGTGCTGTACGCCGGCCGTGAGGCCGAGTACGGGAGCCTGCGCGACATCTTCGAGCACCCCGCCCATCCGTACACCGCCGGACTGCGGGCGGCGACGCCGCGGCTGGACGCGGAGGGCGAGCGGGCACGACTGCGCGCGATCCCCGGAGTGCCCACCTCGCTCCGGGACGCCGGGCCCGGATGCTCCTTCGCGCCGCGGTGCGCGTTCGCGGCACAGCTCGGCGGTCGCTGCGAGACCGAGCTGCCCCTGCCGACGCTGCGCGGGTCGGACGACGCCGGAGCGGTCCACCGGGCTGCCTGCCACCTCGACCGTCTCCCCGAACTGCAGGAGGCCGCCCGATGAGCGATCCGATCCTCATGATGACCGACGTCACGAAGCGCTACCGCACGGGCGGCGTGTTCGGCCGCGACAGGAAGACCGTGCTCGCGGTCGACGGCGTCACCCTGCAGGTCGGTCGCGGCGAGGCGCTGGGGCTGGTGGGCGAATCCGGCTCGGGCAAGTCGACCCTGGCGCGGATGGCCAACGGCCTGATCAGCCCGACATCGGGCTCCGTGGTCACCGACGGGTACGAGGTGTCACGCCTCAGCGCGAAAGGCCTCCGCGGGCTGCGGCGCAACGTCGCGATGGTGTTCCAGGATCCGCTCGCCTCCCTGAACCCTCGGCAGACCGTGCGGCAGACGCTCGAGAACGTCTTCCGCGCGCACGGCGAGACGACGTCGACGGCGGAGCTGATCGACCTGCTCGCTTCTGTGGGGCTGGGTGCGGACTACCTCGAGCGCTACCCCCACGAAGCGTCCGGCGGTCAGCTGCAGCGCGTCGCCGTCGCACGTGCCCTGGCGCTCAAACCCGACCTGATCATCGCGGATGAGCCCACCTCGGCGCTCGACGTCTCGGTACGGGCGCAGATCCTCAATCTGCTCGCGGACCTGCAGCGCGATCAGGGCATCTCCTTCCTGCACGTCAGCCACGATCTCGCCGTGATCCGCCTCTACAGCGATCGTGTCGCCGTGATGAACCGCGGGCGGATCGTGGAGACGGGTCCGTCCGACGAGATCTTCCGCTCGCCGCAGCATCCGTACACGCAGTCGCTCGTCGACGCGACACCGGAGGCCGAGCTCCCGACTCATGACGGCGCCCCCGTGCGCGCGGGTGCGCCCTCGTGCGACGATCTTGACCATGACTCACCGAATGACCACGACGCCGTGGTTCGGCCAGAAGCCGGCCCGGCACGAGACAGAAAGAGGACACGTGGGTACTGACCTGTTCGTCCGAGAGTTCGGACGGGATGCCGCAGAGGCGCCCGTCGTGCTGATCCTGCACGGAGCCGTCGAGTCCGGCGCCTGCTATGGAGACGCGATCCGTCGCTGGGGGGACGACTTCCACATCGTCGCGCCCGACGCGCGGGGGCACGGCCGCTCCCCCGGACGCCTCCCCGAGCACGAGGGCGTGCCGTCGACCGATGTGATGGTGCAGGACGCGATCGACATCCTGGAAGATCTCCTGGAGGAGACCGGCCGTCGCACGCTGATCGTCGGACACTCCATGGGGGCGCGCATCGCGGCGTTCGTCGCGGCGGATGCACCGCACCTGGTGGCCGGTGTCGTGCTGGAGGACCCGCCCTGGTGGGTCCCCGAGGCAGGCCCGAACCCCTGGCTCAGCGTGGAGCAGACGGAGAAGGATCCCTTCGACTTCGCCGACACGGCCTCGGTCGACGAGCTCATCGAGATGCAGCGGGCGCAGAAGCCGCATTGGCCCGAGGAGGAGCTCCGTCCACTCGCCGAGGCCATGAAGGCGGTCGACATCGCCTACATGGAGCAGCGGGTGCACGAGAAGCGCCGCATCTGGACGCCGACGGCACGACAGATCACGGTCGGTCCGACCGGCGTGCCCGCGCTGCTGGTCACCGGCACGGGAGACGTCATCGTCGACAAGCACTCGCGCGAACGCCTGACCGCGGTCGCGCCGGGCTTCGACATCATCGTGATCGAGGGCGCGCACCACTGCGTGCGCCGCGACCGGCCGGTCGAGTACCACCGGCACGTCGACGCCTTCCTGCGCGAGAACGCCCCCTCGGTGGGGGCCGTCACTCCACGCTGAACGTGTCGGAACGCGCGAGCGGACCGTGGATCTCCGAGTCGGGCTCGGCGAGCACGGTCCGCATCGCGTCGAGACCCGCGCGCACGACCGGGTGGCCCTGATTGTCGCGCCGTGTGGTCATGATGACCTTGCGCAGCGGCGCGATCCCCTGCGTCGGCAGGATCGTCACCCATTCCGCATCGCGTGCCGACAGGGCGGACTCCGGCACCAGGCACACGCCCGCCTCGGCGGCGACGAGCGAGACCGCCGCACGGTAGTCGTCTGACACGTGTGAGATCGTCGGGTGGAACCCCAGCTCGGCGCACGCCTGGAGCACCATGGTGCGCGAGGGGTTACCGGGAGAGGGCATGATCCAGCCGTCCTCGACGAGCTGCGTCAACTCCACGCCGTCGGACCCCGCGAGTGGATGGCTGTGCGGCACGGCCGCTTTGAACCGCTCGATGTAGAGCGGGAACTTCACCACGTCCGGCGAATCGCGCTCGGGGTCGGACTCGTACTCCAGGCTGACGGTGGCGTCGATATCGCCGCGCATGAGCATGCGATGACTCATGTGCGCCTCGGCGTCGACCACCTTGACGTCGATCCCCGGCGCGTTGCGGCGCAGCTCGACGATCGCCGGAGCCACCACCCAGCTGATCGCCGTGGGGAACGCGCCGATGCGCAACTGTCCCAGCAGTCCGCCGGAATGGGCGGCGAGCTCGGCCTCGGCGATCTTCAACCGGGTGTTGATCTCCTCGGCGTGCTCGGCCAGGATCCGTCCGGCCGGGGTGAGTGCGAGCTTGCGCCCGGTGCGCACCACGAGCGCCTGTCCGACCTCGCGCTCGAGAGCCGAGAGCTGCTGCGACACGGCCGATGCGGTGAGGTGCAGGGCCGCCGCGGTGGCGGTGACCGAGTCGGAGAGCACGAAGGCGCGCAGGACGAGCAGACGGCGGGGGTCGATCGTGACCACGGAGGCTCCATCGGCGAAGGCGGTCGGTCACCGATCGTGCGGGTTCACGCGGTGTCCCAGTGCGGTCATTCTATCGACCACCGTCCCTGTTCGGCGGGCTCGGCGCACCCGTTCTCCGCCCCGTCGCGGCGTACGCGGATGGGCACCGCGGGCACGGAGAGGAAGTACGGTCGTACTACGCCCTTTTCCAGAACGAGGTCCTCCATGTCCCGCACGGCGACTCCCCGCCGACGCGGACGCGGCGCGCAGCACGAAGGTCCGCGCGCCACGTTCCGCCAGCTCCTCCCCTTCCTCTTCGAGCACAAGCGCACGCTGGTCGTGGTCGCCGTGCTCAGCATCGTGGGAGCGGCGACCTCGCTCGTGCAGCCGCTGCTGGTGGGGCAGGTCATCGAGGCCGTGCAGTCGGAGAAGACCATCGGCATCCTGGTCTGGCTCCTCGTCGGCTTCGTGATCGCGTCGTCGATCATCTCCGGCTTCCAGCACTACCTGCTGCAGCGCACCGGCACCGCCGTCGTGTACTCCAGCCGCCGCAAGCTCATCGCCCGCATCCTGCATCTGCCCACCTCGGAGTTCGATGCCCGTCGCACCGGCGACCTCGTCTCGCGTGTGGGCACCGACACAACGCTCCTCTACGCGGTCCTCACTCAGGGTCTCGCGGATGCCGTGGGCAACGTCGTGCTGTTCCTCGGGGCCCTCATCGCGATGCTGGTGATCGACCCGGTCCTGCTGCTGCTGATCGTGGTCGTGATCGGCGTCTCGGTCGTGGTGGTCGTGGCGCTGAGCGGACGCATCCGCACGGCTTCGACCGCGCAGCAGGAGAAGGTCGGCGAGCTGGCATCCGGCGTCGAGCGCGCCGTGGGATCGATCCGCACGATCCGCGCCTCCGGGGCGACGGAGCGCGAGACCGTCGCCGTCTCGCAGCTCGCATCCGACGCCTACGGCATCGGCGTGCGCATCGCCAAGATCTCCTCCCTCGTGGTGCCGATCGCCGGGATCGCGCTGCAGCTCTCGCTGCTCGTCGTGCTGGGTGTCGGCGGCTTCCGCGTCGCGGCCGGAACCATCACGATCGCCTCGCTGATCGCGTTCATCATGTTCCTGTTCCTTCTGGTGATGCCGCTGGCCTCGACCTTCGGGGCCATCACCTCGGTGAATCAGGCACTCGGCGCCCTCGGCCGCATCCAGGAGGTCCTGGATCTGCCGACCGAGACGCAGGACGACGAGAAGATCGCTGCTGCGGTGACCCGCGAAGAGCCGGACCCGCAGTCGCCCGCTCTCGAGTTCCGCGACGTGCACTTCCGCTACCCGGAGAACGTCGTGGTCGCACGACGCGCGGCAGCGAAGGAGGCGCAGGAGGTACTCGCCGACGCGCATCTGGAGCGTGCCGACACCGACATCGCGGCCCCCGTCATCTCGCACGAGGTGCTGCGCGGCGTGTCGTTCGCGGTGCCTCGCGGTGCCCGCGTCGCCCTGGTCGGGCCGAGCGGGGCGGGCAAGAGCACGATCCTCTCGCTCGTGGAGCGCTTCTACGACCCGACCGGCGGCTCGATCCGTCTGTACGGCCACGACTCCCGCACCTACACACGCGAGGAGCTGCGCGCCCAGTTCGGCTACGTCGAGCAGGATGCGCCGACCCTCGCCGGCACGCTGGCCGACAACCTGCGCCTCGCCGCCCCCGACGCCTCCGACGCCGAGTGCGAACAGGTGCTGCGCGCCGTGAACCTGGGCGATGTGCTGGAGCGCAGCACGCTCGGACTCGAGGCACCTGTCGGCGAGGACGGCGTGATGCTCTCGGGAGGAGAGCGCCAGCGGCTCGCGATCGCGCGCGCCCTGCTCACGGACGCCCCCATCCTGCTGCTGGACGAGTCGACCTCATCGCTCGACGGCGTCAACGAGCAGCGCATGCGCGAGGCGATCGACGCGGTCTCCACCGACCGCACGCTCGTGGTGATCGCGCACCGACTGTCGACCGTCGTCGACAGCGACCTGATCATCGTGCTGCAGGACGGCGCCGTGGTCGGGCAGGGAACGCACGCGGAACTCGTGGAGTCGACGCCGCTGTATCGCGATCTCGCCCGTCATCAACTCCTGGCCTGAGCCGTCACCCCGCGGGAGGTACCGCGGGCCGCCATGCCGTCACGTGGACGGTCGCGCCGGGGATGAGATCCAGCGGCATCTGCCAGGACAGCCGTTCCTCCCCCGGAGTCACGGCGACCCAGATGCTGCGCGCCGCGAGCTGCCCCTGGACCGAGTTCGCATCCCATCCGATCACGGCTGTGGCCGAATCCCCCGGCTGCAGGGTGATCGACGAGGGACCGAGGTCCTCCGCCATGAAGGAGCGGCCGTGCTCGACGCTCACGTCGAGCAGATGCCCGTTCTGGTCGCCGTACGCGACATCCGGATAGCCGTTCAGGATGCACGGCTCCTCTGCGACGTTCACGAGCTGCAGCAGCTGACCCCGATGCCCGGTCGCGCCGTCCGGCGGCGGCGTCATGATCGTCGTGTCCTCCGCGGTGCACGCCCCGTCGACCGTCGCGCCATCGGAGGGCCCGGCCGTGGGTACCGGCTCCCCGTCTGCGGAGGGATCGGGGGCCGCTGCTCCGCTCGGATCGGCCTCCCCCTCTGCCGTCGCCTGCTCCTGTCGCAGCTGCTCCTGCATCGCGTCGTCACCGGCCTGGGAGGCGACCGGGATGAGGATCAGCGCGACCGCCGCGATCAGCGCCACGACGAGGTTCGATGTCGTCGCGCCCGAGCGACGCGCAGGTGGCACGTCCGCGTCCCATGCGGGTCCGGAGCGCGCGTACACGAGCGCCGGGATCCATCCCGCGACCACTGCCCACCAGGTCGTCTCCGAGGCGGCCCCCATGCTGCTGATGGCGCCGCCGATCCCGAAGTCGCCGACTCCGGTGACGACGTTGCCGAGATCCAGGGCCGCGCCGATCGCGAACGCGACCAGGATGGCCGTGAGCCAGCCGGCCACGAAGCTGACCCGGCCGGCGGAGAACCGCGCGGCGAGCACCGCGAAACCGGCCACGAGCACGACCGCCATCAGCAGTTGCACGAGCACCGCCCACAGCACAGGGTTTCCGAACACGCCACGGGTCATGGGCGAGGGCACCAGCCGTGCCAGAGTCGCCAGGCTCCCGCCTGCCTGATACAGGAGATGCGGCACCCAGCCGCAGACGAACCACAGCGCGGCGAGCACCGCTCCGCCGATCAGACCCTGCTTCGTCGCACCGTGACGCATCGCGTTCCCCCCGGACAGCACCGCAGACGCGCGGATCATCCGACCCTATCGTCGCGATCTGCACGCTCCGCGGATTTCGGGCAACGCGAAGGCGGGATGCCGGAGACCACTCAGCCATGGGTTCGTCTCTGACATCCCGCCTTCGCGGGTATGAGGCACCGGCTCCCCCGAGCCGGTGCCAGTCTGGGGCTACGCCTTGTCGAGGCGGTAGCGCAGCGACGCGAGCTCGGCACGCAGAGCGGCCGGCACCTTGTCGCCGAAGGTGTCGTAGAACTCCTCGGTCAGATCGGCCTCGGTCTTCCAGGCCTCCGCGTCGACGAGGAAGAGCTCCTCAAGGTCAGCGGCGGGGATGTCGAGGCCGTCGAGGTTGAGGTCCTCCGGGCGCGGCAGGCGACCGATCGGGCTGTCGACCGCAGGGACGTCGCCCGCGATGCGGCGGATGATCCAGTCCACGACGCGCGAGTTGTCGCCGAAGCCGGGCCACAGGAACCGGCCGTCAGCACCCCGGCGGAACCAGTTCACCTGGAAGATGCGAGGGGCACGATCGAACCGGAGTCCCCGACCGACCTTCAGCCAGTGACCGAAGTAGTCCGCCATGTTGTAACCGCAGAACGGAAGCATGGCGAACGGGTCGCGGCGCAGCTCGCCGAGCGTTCCCTCGGCCGCAGCCGTGCGCTCGGACGAGATGTTCGAACCGAGGAAGACACCGTGGGTCCAGTCCGTGGCCTCCACGACGAGCGGCACGTTGCTGGCACGGCGTCCGCCGAAGAGGATGACGTCGAGCGGCACGGCCTGCTCCCAGTCCTCGGAGATCTGCGGGCACTGCGCCGCCGCCACCGTGAAGCGCGAGTTCGGGTGCGCGGCCGGACGGCCGGAGTCGGGCGTCCAGTCGTTGCCCTCCCAGTCGATCAGGTGCGCGGGCGCCTGATCGGTCAGGCCCTCCCACCACACGTCGCCGTCGGGGCGGAGCGCCACGTTCGTGAAGATCGTGTTGCCCCACAGGGTCTCGACGGCGGTGACGTTGGTGGACTCGCCGGTGCC
It encodes the following:
- a CDS encoding ABC transporter ATP-binding protein, with product MPEPVLQIEDLSISFALAGTDVDVVRDLAVSVEKGRTLAVVGESGSGKTITGRSIMRLLPPAASARGSIRVAGREILTADEKTLRRIRGADVAMVFQDSLSALSPYLSIGAQIVQAVRLHDPSVSRRTALARAVEMLDRVGIPNPADSARRYPHEFSGGMRQRAVIAMALVNRPALLIADEPTTALDVTVQAQILALLRSLQDEYGMAMLLISHDFGVVASAADDVLVLYAGREAEYGSLRDIFEHPAHPYTAGLRAATPRLDAEGERARLRAIPGVPTSLRDAGPGCSFAPRCAFAAQLGGRCETELPLPTLRGSDDAGAVHRAACHLDRLPELQEAAR
- a CDS encoding ATP-binding cassette domain-containing protein; translated protein: MSDPILMMTDVTKRYRTGGVFGRDRKTVLAVDGVTLQVGRGEALGLVGESGSGKSTLARMANGLISPTSGSVVTDGYEVSRLSAKGLRGLRRNVAMVFQDPLASLNPRQTVRQTLENVFRAHGETTSTAELIDLLASVGLGADYLERYPHEASGGQLQRVAVARALALKPDLIIADEPTSALDVSVRAQILNLLADLQRDQGISFLHVSHDLAVIRLYSDRVAVMNRGRIVETGPSDEIFRSPQHPYTQSLVDATPEAELPTHDGAPVRAGAPSCDDLDHDSPNDHDAVVRPEAGPARDRKRTRGY
- a CDS encoding alpha/beta fold hydrolase, coding for MGTDLFVREFGRDAAEAPVVLILHGAVESGACYGDAIRRWGDDFHIVAPDARGHGRSPGRLPEHEGVPSTDVMVQDAIDILEDLLEETGRRTLIVGHSMGARIAAFVAADAPHLVAGVVLEDPPWWVPEAGPNPWLSVEQTEKDPFDFADTASVDELIEMQRAQKPHWPEEELRPLAEAMKAVDIAYMEQRVHEKRRIWTPTARQITVGPTGVPALLVTGTGDVIVDKHSRERLTAVAPGFDIIVIEGAHHCVRRDRPVEYHRHVDAFLRENAPSVGAVTPR
- a CDS encoding LysR family transcriptional regulator encodes the protein MVTIDPRRLLVLRAFVLSDSVTATAAALHLTASAVSQQLSALEREVGQALVVRTGRKLALTPAGRILAEHAEEINTRLKIAEAELAAHSGGLLGQLRIGAFPTAISWVVAPAIVELRRNAPGIDVKVVDAEAHMSHRMLMRGDIDATVSLEYESDPERDSPDVVKFPLYIERFKAAVPHSHPLAGSDGVELTQLVEDGWIMPSPGNPSRTMVLQACAELGFHPTISHVSDDYRAAVSLVAAEAGVCLVPESALSARDAEWVTILPTQGIAPLRKVIMTTRRDNQGHPVVRAGLDAMRTVLAEPDSEIHGPLARSDTFSVE
- a CDS encoding ABC transporter ATP-binding protein, whose translation is MSRTATPRRRGRGAQHEGPRATFRQLLPFLFEHKRTLVVVAVLSIVGAATSLVQPLLVGQVIEAVQSEKTIGILVWLLVGFVIASSIISGFQHYLLQRTGTAVVYSSRRKLIARILHLPTSEFDARRTGDLVSRVGTDTTLLYAVLTQGLADAVGNVVLFLGALIAMLVIDPVLLLLIVVVIGVSVVVVVALSGRIRTASTAQQEKVGELASGVERAVGSIRTIRASGATERETVAVSQLASDAYGIGVRIAKISSLVVPIAGIALQLSLLVVLGVGGFRVAAGTITIASLIAFIMFLFLLVMPLASTFGAITSVNQALGALGRIQEVLDLPTETQDDEKIAAAVTREEPDPQSPALEFRDVHFRYPENVVVARRAAAKEAQEVLADAHLERADTDIAAPVISHEVLRGVSFAVPRGARVALVGPSGAGKSTILSLVERFYDPTGGSIRLYGHDSRTYTREELRAQFGYVEQDAPTLAGTLADNLRLAAPDASDAECEQVLRAVNLGDVLERSTLGLEAPVGEDGVMLSGGERQRLAIARALLTDAPILLLDESTSSLDGVNEQRMREAIDAVSTDRTLVVIAHRLSTVVDSDLIIVLQDGAVVGQGTHAELVESTPLYRDLARHQLLA
- a CDS encoding DUF4232 domain-containing protein, whose product is MIRASAVLSGGNAMRHGATKQGLIGGAVLAALWFVCGWVPHLLYQAGGSLATLARLVPSPMTRGVFGNPVLWAVLVQLLMAVVLVAGFAVLAARFSAGRVSFVAGWLTAILVAFAIGAALDLGNVVTGVGDFGIGGAISSMGAASETTWWAVVAGWIPALVYARSGPAWDADVPPARRSGATTSNLVVALIAAVALILIPVASQAGDDAMQEQLRQEQATAEGEADPSGAAAPDPSADGEPVPTAGPSDGATVDGACTAEDTTIMTPPPDGATGHRGQLLQLVNVAEEPCILNGYPDVAYGDQNGHLLDVSVEHGRSFMAEDLGPSSITLQPGDSATAVIGWDANSVQGQLAARSIWVAVTPGEERLSWQMPLDLIPGATVHVTAWRPAVPPAG